The DNA sequence GATAGCTTTttatgaaagataaaaaaaaactaagccACTCCCTTACAATCTCATGTCGCTTATAATGTTATATCGTCCTCGTTATCGAATTTCATCAACAAGTAAACTCAACCTCGATCATTTAACCAGGTTATAATCGTGACCTTGAGTttggatgaattttttttcagacaaCTTTCTAATGGGAAAAGATAAACCCGTAATCAACATAAACTAAGTCacaatatgatatatatatatgtattatacaATAAGCTTTTCTTAGTTATTGGATTACGGAGTTAAGCTGGATTTAAGCTGTGTCACTGTTGTATGTGAGTAAACGGACTCGGACACAAGTGACCTATAGCTTttcgatttatatttatcctaGTCATGGATCtagtttttagtttattaattatcatcgctagataattttaatagcttTATTATGTAGTAATTTGGTGACAGTGATATATTGAGTGGTACATTTATGTCAcattaatcatattttttatgatagtaaatttttttatagtaaattatgTGATtgtatggaaaaatatattttttttaaatttgaatcaatgTTACATTGGTGTAACATGATGTTACATATATGTAACAGAATGTTATATACCCCATATTTATTACGGAGTTTCTACATTATgtccaaatatttaaaaatagaatgtTTCATATATGTAACAGAATATGACACACGCGTAACAGAATGTAACATGCGTGTAACAGAACGTAACATATATGTAACAGAGTGTAATATATGTGCAGCAGAAAGTAACATATGTGTAACGCCGGATAACATATACGTAACAGGTTGTAACATATGTGTAGAAACATGTAACATATGCGTGACAAAATACAGCATATGTGTAACAGAGAGTGGCATATATGTAACAGAACGTGACATATACGTAGCAGAACGTAACATATGCGTATCATCTCTCACTTTGTCTAGATAATTTCTTTAGAAAGACATTATTGttctcaaaaatataaatgtgtattttttaaaaaatatgttacaTTTATGTTACATACATGTAGCAGAAGTGTACGTATATGTAACACTTTAAGCGACATTTTGAGgctttttgattaatttttgacaGACTTGCATATGTGAACGTcttatatattgtttaaatatgtTACATTTGTGTTACATAGAGTGACATATGTgtaacataatttttcataaatgtaaCACTTTACGTGACATTTCGAGACTTTTCAGCTAATTTTTTCCGGGCTTTCAAATATTGGcatgtaatattttttgtaaaatgttaCATTAATGCAATATCTGTAACatttatgtaatatttttttgtaattattttcaattttcttgaaaaataatttctgacagtaaaaaaattttaagaatcaATATTAATGTAACAGAATCCCcggtcatttttttaaaatttttaactaaagtCTCAGAATGTTTtccgatttaaaataaaaatttcatgtttcCGTTTTAATAATTCCTGAATAATTATGTagaatgatataaaaaatttaccttcGTTCTGATTATTTCCAATAAGGATTTCGGTTTCTGCGAAATCAGCCTCTTTGAGCAATTCGAGGGGATGTTTTGGTAAAAAAACACCATCAATAGTAGGCGCTGATGGAAAACCTAAAATACCCCAGTAACTATTCCACTGTTGGACACTGATAGTCTTAGCATCAACGGACCTCAAACAGGCCATAACTCTGGCAGGATTGTCCATAAGCATGGTCGAGTTGCAGCCACAGTCATCGACCAGTACTCTGGCCACATCCGTCGCCTTTTCGGCGGTCATGAAGCTCCATGGCGCATTTAAGGTCCCGCTCTGTAGCACTCCGCGTCTCACGAGTCCTCTAGTTACCGGGGAAATAAGATGTAACGACACGGAACCACCTCCCGCGCTTTCACCAAAAATTGTTATCGCCTCGGGATCTCCACCGAATACAGCAGCGTTGGATTTTAGCCACTTTAGAGCCAGTGCCTGGTCCCAGAGACCCATATTCCCAGGAGCTTCCTCATTCTGACCAAAGTACTTGTTCAAATACAAGAAACCAAAAGCCCCAACCCGGTACTGGATCGACGCAATAATTGCGTTGCTGGTAACTGCCATCAAATCCGCGTCGTAAACATCCAAGGTCGCGGTTCCGGTCATATATCCACCCCCATAAATCCAAACTAGCATTGGCATTCCTCGTTTGTCATCACCCGGGGTCTCTTTATGACGCAGCCTGTACTTCTGTGGCAcccaaatattcaaatatagaCAGTCCTCAGATACATTGGTGTTAGGATTCCACATTTCCTCCCCTTCAAATCCCGGGAAATACTCGTAGCGTTCTTGAAAGCAACTGTTACTCAACGTAGTAGTGTTCAAAACTCCATGCCATGGCTCCATTGGCAGAGGCTTCCGGAATCGAAGTGGCCCGATCGGTGGCTTGGCAAAGGGCACGCCCAGAAAGACGTGGACTTCATGGTCCAGAACTGTCTTTGACGTGCCACGTATCAGCCCGCTGGTTGTTTCGACCACCAACGGGTCTGTACGTGAGTCGCGGGCACAACAGTTGGCTATTAGTCCTACTAGTAGTTGTAGTAGCAGTAGTATTGACGGCTTTGTGGTAGTCATGATTCGAGTacgatgaaaatatttattacgatCAACAAGTTTGCTGGACCGGCTTGTtgattaaaatctttttttattttcaacctCAGTTTCTAGTCATtgcacttttttttcattcagcACTATGTTtgtttacgatttttttttttttgttacactACTAtgtcgatttaaaaatatttttttttgtaataacaCTACTATGTTActttacgattattttttttttgtagttacaCTACTATgtcagtttaaaaatattgtaatttttaaattttaacactatgacaatttaaaagtaatttttggtAAATGACACTACTATGTCAATtgaaaagtgatttttaatGAAAGTTACACTACTatgtcaatttaaaagtaatttttggtAAATGACACTActatgtcaatttaaaaatatttttttttaaattacaagactatcttacttgaaaaatatttttttttttttttcaagttataagactatgtcatttaaaaaatgttattattactaaagacactaataaatttttaaagtgacAACACTATgccaatttcaaaatattttaaaatagtgaaactgtaaaaaattatttacggaTAATAGCattcactaaatttttttttttttcaagtatcaaCACTAtgtcagttgaaaaatattttttttactatagtagTGATACTGTCActaaaaatgattgttttCGAACGCCGGacactggaaaaaaaattttttcagtggcaattgaattttttttttttgaaagttgcAACACTATgtcagttaaaaataaaataaaaaatgaaatttggattaatatcttataaataattacaatatgtATCGTTAGACTTGAGCTGTTTATCGCGAACACGCGATACTGATACTACGACCGACATGCCGCGATGCACGGGGTCAACTGAACCAAGAGCTAGGCTACAAGGTGGATTGGTTTGTGTACATGAGTGGGTGTATGCGTTAGTACGTTCTTTTATGTGCCTGTGGGGGTACAAACTAACCGAGAGAACGAGATAGTGACtaagtgagtgagtgagtgagtgagtgagcgAGTCACCGAGTGTTGGTTGGATTTGACGGTGAATTGTTAAGGGTAGGGAAGAAGCGTCGGCGCACGTTAACGTCTTTTACCTTCAATGTGAAGTAGAACTGCCACTGGGTTACTCTTACACAATTCAAGACTATACTAACGcgtttctttattattattatttactt is a window from the Microplitis demolitor isolate Queensland-Clemson2020A chromosome 4, iyMicDemo2.1a, whole genome shotgun sequence genome containing:
- the LOC103574611 gene encoding acetylcholinesterase, whose amino-acid sequence is MEPWHGVLNTTTLSNSCFQERYEYFPGFEGEEMWNPNTNVSEDCLYLNIWVPQKYRLRHKETPGDDKRGMPMLVWIYGGGYMTGTATLDVYDADLMAVTSNAIIASIQYRVGAFGFLYLNKYFGQNEEAPGNMGLWDQALALKWLKSNAAVFGGDPEAITIFGESAGGGSVSLHLISPVTRGLVRRGVLQSGTLNAPWSFMTAEKATDVARVLVDDCGCNSTMLMDNPARVMACLRSVDAKTISVQQWNSYWGILGFPSAPTIDGVFLPKHPLELLKEADFAETEILIGNNQNEGTYFILYDFIDYFEKDQPSFLQREKFLSIINTIFKNMTDVEREAIAFQYTDWERPKDGYRYQKAIADIVGDYFFICPSTLFAQLFAERGMKVYYYFFTQRSSTNLWGKWMGVVHGDEVEYVFGHPLNTSLKYTDKERELSMKIISAFSNFAFTGKPTEGDDWPAYTRDEPQYYIFNAETNGLGTGPRSPACAFWNEFLPRLAGVPDPSPEACNSAIASSVSAGAQKLRSTVLLMIALIAFTGVI